The genomic window ATAATCGTTTGAGGAAAGGGTTATTAGCCACATCTAGAGGTGTGGCTAATGAGATTGACATCACTGAGCTTGGATTCCAAGATAGGCAGAAGCTTCTAGATAGATTGATCAAGGTTGCTGAAGAGGATAATGAGAACTTCTTGTTGAAACTCCGAGAAAGGATTGATAGGTAATTAGGTGAAAATtaaggtgaagtcgacttcatgtgaagttgatatctgagagtcgttagataaaaatttagttaaatcagtcaaatcatttaacgattctcagatatcaacttcacctaAAGTTGACTGTACCTGAGTTTTCACCGGGTGATTAAGTAGACAAAGATTGATGTGTTTGTAAgggttaaaaaattttgatatacatgtctaaataaaaaagttttatactttttattttaatgattTTGTTAACAGGTGTtttaagttttaacataaaaaaaatactaatcaaTAAAGATATAACAATGATTTTTTAATTAGTTGTGggatgaaaataaatgggaattaTGGTATTATAATGGATAGTTATACAAAAATTCGATCATCGGAATTAATTTCCCTACTGAATTTCAATTATGTGGTGCATGAAAATATTattgttaattaaaaaattaaaaaaattattttttagttaattaattaatattaactgaACNNNNNNNNNNNNNNNNNNNNNNNNNNNNNNNNNNNNNNNNNNNNNNNNNNNNNNNNNNNNNNNNNNNNNNNNNNNNNNNNNNNNNNNNNNNNNNNNNNNNNNNNNNNNNNNNNNNNNNNNNNNNNNNNNNNNNNNNNNNNNNNNNNNNNNNNNNNNNNNNNNNNNNNctcttttgtttgtttttattacaACTTTGCTAGGGTTGGGCTTAACATTCCAACAGTTGAAGTTCGATTTGAACACCTTAATGTTGAGGCTGAAGTTCTTGTGGGGAGTAGAGCTATGCCTACTTTTCTAAACTTTGCTATTAATCGAGTGGAGGTAAACCTAAGAAGATTAATAAtataatgagaaaagagtaaataggtctctgaccttttattccgcggacatttttgtctctgaccattgaaaaatacttttaagtccctgacttacacaaaatttggacggatcagtccctaacgaaggcatttggacggatcaatcCTTGACAGAGGCATTTGAACGAatggactgatccgtccaagttttgtgaagatcaaggacttaaaaatatttttcaatagtcAAGGACAAAAATATTCGCGGGACAAAAGGTCAGAGACCTATTTGTTCTTTTCTCTAATATAATTAATGTTGtgtttttaattagttaattattagTCTCGCATTAATCTTTAAATAATCACTTTGATATTGTAGAGTGTTTTGACTTTTCTACACATAATGTCAAGCAAAAAGAAACAAGTGACTATCTTCAAAGATGTTAGTGGAATAATTAAACCTCGTAGGATGACATTGCTTCTTGGTCCTCCAAGTTCTGGAAAAACCACTCTTCTTCTAGCCTTATCGGGAAAGCTTGATCCAAGTCTCAAGGTAATTAAAATCACAATCCCACTACGTTACCAACAGTATTTCTACTAACTTCTGccaacttttaaaaattaattactctatatataaatatacatatTATGTATTCATGAAAAAGGTTTGGTATATTATTGctatataaatatttaattaattattttactataaaaaatttgatcatacattcatacatataaatatatacgcaaaaaataataactaatttggTAATTGATTTTTTTGTCTATTGGCCTTTTAGCcttagtttggtaaagcttttacttttcaaaaatagcttataaaagttaatttttaaaagataattttttaaaagttgtaacatttatgtttggtaaatcaaattaaaaatagttttcaataaacacaagcaacaacaattgcgtttgataaaataacttttaaaatttaaaaatattataatagacataaacgcaagtattaaatttgaaaattagttaacatatgaggttatattagacttttaaattttgaaaagcgcAAGCCAATTCTAAAAAGCACTATCTTAGGTACTTTAAAAAATATCTCGATCTTTTAAAAACTGCAAACACAAACacatgatcttttttatttatcaaatataaAATGAGAAGCTTaaccttttaaaaaataaaagcactttttcaaaaaattttaccaaaccaaCAAGCCGTATTATACAGCACTCCATAATAATGCATGGtttcttaataattttattttctaagtgcCTATAATGCCCCAAACCTTTTTATGACTTTTGGCCTAAAGGTATCTGGGAGAGTGAGTTATAATGGACATGAAATGAACGAGTTTGTACCTCAAAGAACTGCTGCATATATTAGTCAACATGATGTTCATATTGGAGAAATGACTGTTAGAGAAACGTTGACTTTTTCAGCAAGGTGCCAAGGAGTTGGATCACGTTATGGTTAGTCATATTAACTATATTATATAGAGAtgattgattttttctttttccatatcTAATTTTGGGTGTAACacataattatattattattggtAATAATAATTTTGCCATCCATGCATGAATAGACTTGCTATCTGAATTGTCTAGAAGAGAGAAGGAAGCTAAGATTAAACCTGACTCAGATATTGATGTCTACATGAAGGTATGATGAGAAGAGAAGTTACAATAATAAAATCAGTATTCAATAGATGTCACATATTTACATTTGATTGGTTTCTAATATAACAGGCAACTACAATTGGAGGACAAGAAGCAAGTTTGGTAACAGATTATGTACTAAAGGTAACACTAAAAATAAGATTCTATGCCTTAAGGTTGTtaaggagccaatggaatatttatacaatgtgtataatggaagtttagggagtattagatatataatcattagtgttaccttttctcATCAGTtgaagtttttgggatgagtggtattatgacatggtattagagcgccAGATCCGAAAGGTTAAGAGTTTgatccttggtgaaccccaaaatcaatTTAAGCtcttgggaagatgtttattatcgctagtactcggatggttattctagatagtttattctagatagtatgggagatgttcattttgtaacttaatagcccattgtacacattgtacaaatagtccattgtcttCCTAGCGGGATCCTTATTAGTATTACATTTTTCTATCAGTTTAAGTTTATTTTTGGGATGACATAGTATTAGAGTTTTATATCCAAAAAGTCAAGAGTTTGATATTTGGAGaacttcaaaaaataaaaaaaaatagtataagataaataaaaaaaattatgtaaaaatcaaacaaatctaaAAAAGAGACTCTTGTTTGAAggaaatattagagatataatcattattGTTACTTTTTCCTATTAATTTAAACTTTTAGAACGAGTGGTTTTACGAgaatatttatataaattatatgCTAGAGACTAGAGTACAGTGTCTAGGAGAACATgaattatttttcttaaaatttaagtGGTTGATCGGATAAAGGtatactttaaattttttttgtggtcAGATTGTAGGTAGTGTTATTTAGTATGTATAAGTAGTTAAAGTAGTTatatgttttaattttgtttgtatcATTGTATTTACTTTGTATTATGTTTTCTTTTGAACTTGACATTTATTTATTGAAAAGGTGAATATTCTAatgaaaatatataatttttttttttctgaagatattttttttaactatTGGATAGTGAAAATGTAGTATTTAATTTTGGTATATCataaaaacattatttttatttaaaagtgtTGTTATTCCTTTTAAAGtgttatttttttcataaatcacactttttaaatGTAgctaaacaaaatatttttatgaaaaaatatttttgacatttttattaaaataggtgtttattatattaaaaaaaagaaactNNNNNNNNNNNNNNNNNNNNNNNNNNNNNNNNNNNNNNNNNNNNNNNNNNNNNNNNNNNNNNNNNNNNNNNNNNNNNNNNNNNNNNNNNNNNNNNNNNNNNNNNNNNNNNNNNNNNNNNNNNNNNNNNNNNNNNNNNNNNNNNNNNNNNNNNNNNNNNNNNNNNNNNNNNNNNNNNNNNNNNNNNNNNNNNNNNNNNNNNNNNNNNNNNNNNNNNNNNNNNNNNNNNNNNNNNNNNNNNNNNNNNNNNNNNNNNNNNNNNNNNNNNNNNNNNNNNNNNNNNNNNNNNNNNNNNNNNNNNNNNNNNNNNNNNNNNNNNNNNNNNNNNNNNNNNNNNNNNNNNNNNNNNNNNNNNNNNNNNNNNNNNNNNNNNNNNNNNNNNNNNNNNNNNNNNNNNNNNNNNNNNNNNNNNNNNNNNNNNNNNNNNNNNNNNNNNNNNNNNNNNNNNNNNNNNNNNNNNNNNNNNNNNNNNNNNNNNNNNNNNNNNNNNNNNNNNNNNNNNNNNNNNNNNNNNNNNNNNNNNNNNNNNNNcagtataaatattaaattatttttaataaataaatttgattaatttatatgtgtaaattctaaaaaatataaatacaaatcgTATTAGATTAATGTGTATATAACGTAAAACTCTAGTAAATATAAGTTCAAACTATATGTTTATTGTGTGCAAAACATAAGTAAACATGGATATAAATTATTgctgacaaaaaataataataatatttaggttAAATTATATAGTTGGTCCCTACACTTTCAGTGAAATTACAAATTGGTCTCTatactttaaaagtttgtaattgggtccttaaagataattaaaatttgtaatttagtcccCGTCGTTCAAAAAGTgcttgatttaacagaatattatcagtatattctctattttaacagaatattctcagcatattctgagaatattctgttaaatcaacacTTTTTGACCGACGGGGActaaattgtaaattttaattctttttagggatctaattacaaatttttaaagtGTAGAGACTAATTTACAATTTCACTAAAAATGTAgggaccaactgtgtaatttaacctaaTATTTACTGGTAATGTAGTATTGTTCTTCAAATAAAGGTTATAATTTACTTTAACCTTAAAATGTAGATTCTAGGGTTGGATATTTGTGCCAATACCATGGTAGGGAACGAAATGTTGCGTGGTATATCAGGAGGACAACGAAAGCGAGTTACTATAGGGGAGATGCTGGTTGGACCGGCAAATGCTTTGTTCATGGATGAAATCTCAACCGGTTTGGATAGCTCCACAACTTTTCAGATTGTGAGCTCTTTAAAGCAATATGTTCACATTCTTAATGGAACCGCATTCATCTCTTTACTACAACCGACACCGGAGACTTATGAACTTTTTGATGACATTGTTTTGATCTCTGATGGTGAAATTATTTACCAAGGACCCCGTGAACATGTTCTTGATTTTTTTCATTGTATGGGTTTTAACTGTCCTGAAAGGAAAAGTGTTGCTGATTTTCTTCAAGAAGTAAGTCAAATTTCtcctcatattttttttattttaaagattttatGTTCTTAGATTCGAATTGAACCGGTTTAATCAGGTTAATTGAAAATCGATTATTCTAGTTCGATTTAGATAAAAATTCGTGAGCTATGAAACGGTTAAAGAACTAAAAGAATCAATGAAAATCAGTTAATTGATCGAATCGATATGATTTTTTTATGGTTAATtagtttaaaaataataaaatataaacattattttttaaaaaaaaatatatattataataaaaatattattttattatatatgatTTAATCCCGACTCTTTAGTTAAACttttaaacttttaaatttttagcTCTATCATTCGTTTATTGACCGATTAGTTATCAAAACCTTAGGTTTTATCTAAAATGAATTGTCTATTTTGAGTAGATGGTCAAATTAGGTGAAAATTCAAGTGAAGctgacttcatgtgaagttgatatttgagagtcgttagataaaaatttagtcaaattagtcaaatcatctaacggctcttaggtatcaacttcacatgaagtcgactgcAGCTGAGTTTCCACCGTCAAATTAATCCAATTTAATACCTATCAAGTTAGTTTATATTTTCTACTGTTAAAATTATCAGCATTGACATTTTTATGATATGCAGTTACTTTGAGTAAACTATGTCCTAAAAATTTTATCAATTTCtgtaaattatatttcaaaaaaaaattactaagaaGTGTTTATATCTGAATTATCTCTTCTTATAGGTAACTTCTAAAAAGGATCAAGAGCAATATTGGTCACAAAGAGATCAACCTTATAACTTTATATCTGCTACTCAATTTGCCGAGGCATTTCAATCATTCCACGTTGGCAAGGGAATGGTTGATGAACTTTCAATTCCATTTGACAAGTCTATGAATCACAGAGCTGCATTAACCACAAAAAAATATGGTACTAATTTGAAGGAACTAGTAAAGGCTAACATCTCAAGGGAGTATTTGCTCTTGAAAAGAAATTCATTTGTTTATATCTTCAAGTTGAGCCAGGCAAGTTTTATTAGCAACTTTTGTTTCAATTATTATTGCTATTGTTGTTGAACTAATAATATGTATAACAgttttagatttttaattttatagacAAATAATCATCCACAATTATTAAGTGATAAGATATGAATAAATTATCAggagtaataaaaaaaattttagttgtTATTTGGCTGAAATGATCAGAAGAATATTTAAATTAGCAAATTAATTAAGgtggaatttaaaaaatatattagtacTCATATTTTAACCTAAAATATAAAACGAATAAAATATCAACATACACTGACtagttttttttgtttaattactctgttggtccctatagtttcatgaaatttttaattaggtccctatatttttttctttttaattgggtcgctgcaccaaaattttttttttcaattaagtccctcttagttagtaattggcttaattttatagggacgccaactaaagaaaaaaagaattgggacagggacctaaataaaaggaaaaaaaagtgttggaacccaattaaaaaaaatttggtgcaagaactcaattaaaagaaaaaaagtatagggacctaattaaaaattttacgaaactatagggactaacagagtaattaaacctttttttttttcaaagttagaagtgaaactcaaattcaaaatttttaggtGAGAATGGATGAATTAGAGCACCTACAATGGTGAGTTCCTCTTTCACTTTTTCCTGACACATAGGAACTCTAACCATTGGAGGAGAAAAGGAATGAGTTCCCGCACGGGTGTCAAGGTGAGGGAGTCCCTCTAAACAGGGATTCAAgttaaccaataataacttgccatttggcaagttattttaaaaaaataataatataaaatttgaaataattaaataattttatttttatttttaaaatttaaaatgctaacgacattattaaaattagcaattgtaaacacaaaactataaattagtgtaatcccgaattatatattgtgtattattattatatataaatttatttaatattaatatcttttaatagtgaattatttttaaatttataaatttaaataatattattaaaaaaatcaataacattaattttaagtattttaattaattaattaagtaggaccacaacagggactaaagttagttcctcctaatggagaagagagagatgttttgagttcctatttaccgtttatgacgcaaaagctgatgtagagttactttttatgacaggtggaccATAAATAGGGACtgggatgagttccctactggaAATGGTCTTATGCCATTTGAATTATAACTTATTGGCACATACACTAACTAGTTTATATAAATGAATCGATGcttttatatgtatataataagagtttaattttaatgtttgTAAAACGTTTTATATAATCGTTTAATTAaatctattttttaaaataattattcacgtgattaatgtaaaaaataattatttttattaatatatcaaTACATATTTTGATATACATAAGACTATTTTACAACAataattatgtatttaaaattaaattcatataatatataatttttttacaggTTACGATGATTGCAATAATTACTATGACTCTGTTTCTACGAACAAAGATGCACCGAGAATCTATTGATGATGGAAGTGTTTATATTGGTGCTTTATATTTCTCACTATCAATGCTAACAGTACTTGGAATATCTGAAATTTCAATGGCGAGTGCAAAGCTTGCAGTTTTGTACAAGCAAAGGGATCATCTATTTTATCCTTCATGGGCATATGCCATACCCACTTGGATCCTTAAGATTCCTCTATCATTTCTTGATGTTGCTAATTGGGTCTTCCTCACATACTATGTAATTGGATATGATTCAAATGTTGCCAGGTGCGACGtctttttctcttcctttttagCGGCGGAAAACCGTTTCCAATGAATTTTACgataaatttatgaatttttaattttgataaattaacaatataaaatattttatataatttttaattatatatttattttttaaataattatacagtAAATGTAAAAGTATTTATGTTTNNNNNNNNNNNNNNNNNNNNNNNNNNNNNNNNNNNNNNNNNNNNNNNNNNNNNNNNNNNNNNNNNNNNNNNNNNNNNNNNNNNNNNNNNNNNNNNNNNNNNNNNNNNNNNNNNNNNNNNNNNNNNNNNNNNNNNNNNNNNNNNNNNNNNNNNNNNNNNNNNNNNNNNNNNNNNNNNNNNNNNNNNNNNNNNNNNNNNNNNNNNNNNNNNNNNNNNNNNNNNNNNNNNNNNNNNNNNNNNNNNNNNNNNNNNNNNNNNNNNNNNNNNNNNNNNNNNNNNNNNNNNNNNNNNNNNNNNNNNNNNNNNNNNNNNNNNNNNNNNNNNNNNNNNNNNNNNNNNNNNNNNNNNNNNNNNNNNNNNNNNNNNNNNNNNNNNNNNNNNNNNNNNNNNNNNNNNNNNNNNNNNNNNNNNNNNNNNNNNNNNNNNNNNNNNNNNNNNNNNNNNNNNNNNNNNNNNNNNNNNNNNNNNNNNNNNNNNNNNNNNNNNNNNNNNNNNNNNNNNNNNNNNNNNNNNNNNNNNNNNNNNNCATCACATCATTTTTAGACACCATAACATTCaccaaattaaatttataaaatataagtTTTTATAATATCTTTTGTGATAAACTACCGTTTTTGTGAAAATAAGATGGATTTGGTTTGACAGGCTTTGGCTGGTTATAAAAGTCGAGAATTTGCGGCAGTTTTTAGTAAACCGTCGCAAATTAAAGAATATCGTTGCTCTACTATGAAACTACTTATACAGTCGCCACAAACCGGAAAAATAGCAACAGTTTCAAAAACCCCCATTAAAAAACACTGATATCTACCGACACTTGTGCAAAATTCTAttattttatcactttttttttcttttattgccacAAATTTACACACAAAATTAATTATATGGTTTGAggttttatatattatattatttttggcAGATTCTTCAAGCAATATCTGGTGCTGTTCCTAACCAGCCAAATGGCTTCTGGACTGTTCCGAGCAGTTGCTGCCTTGTCTAGGAATAACGTGATTGTGGCCAACACATTTGGGGCAACTGTAGGTGTTATAATTTTGCTGTTGGGTGGCTTCATTTTATCCAGAAGTGAGTCCAATTACCATATATATTTGTTTCCTatttaatttatcaaaaaaaaataaaaaaagtcacTACTAGTATGTAGCACATTGCTCTATTgcactagttttttttttttcattataaaaTAAAACACACTAGTATATTAAGTATGATTATTCTGCAAACTGTATCGGACTAGTCAGTTCAATCGAAAACTAATTATCAAACTGATCTGATTTAGATAAAATATTGATTGACAATAAAAATCAGTtaagtaattaaaaaaataaccaaATAACTGATTATTTGACAGAATAATTAATAGATTCAATACAATTTTTTAGTGATTAACtagtttaaaataataaaaaaaattattttaaaaaaatatattttatacataaatatattattttattagatCCAATACTATCGATATAATGATCGATTTAGTTTTCATAACTTTGATGTTAAGTACATAAATTGAAACCCACTTATAATTGGGCAATGCAACAGAAAACATCAAGGATTGGTGGATTTGGGGGTATTGGATTTCACCTATCACGTATGGTCTAAATGCAATAATGGTGAATGAATTTCTCGGAAAAAGTTGGCACAAGGTGATTTCTTGAGCTATATATAactccaaataataataataataataataataataataataataataataataataataataataataataaaagcctAATTTATTTTCTCTTCAATTATAGTTTACACAAAACTCCAACAAGACACTAGGAGTTCAAGCTCTGGAATCTCATGGATTCTTCACGCATGCTTATTGGTATTGGATTGGCGTTGGGGTATTGATTGGATATATTTTTCTCTTCAACATTCTATACACCATGGCTCTCACTTATCTCACTCGTGAGTATCTTCACATTATTTggttattatttaatattttcatttgaGCAATTAAAGTAATTGTATTGTCTATAAGTATCTTCAAAGTTTACTCCTTGAGATacttgaattaaattgaatagtTATATACCTAACATATTTTTTCTCGCACAAAAATTTCTTTTTGACATCAAATAGTTATATGCCTAACATATTTGCTCACacgaaatatttttattaaaatacatgTATATTTTTTGCAGCATTTGAGAATCAACGAGCAACAataattgaagaggaagaaggcaATGCAACTAATGATGATATAGCTCAAGAAGTTGAATTGCCACATATAGGTGACTTATCATTTCATGTCACtcttaaagaaaaaaaagtgagaacttactttatttattatttattaattgttactaaaattaataaatattaaataaagtaaAGTCTGGTtattttttgttaccaaataCTTCATCTTTTcgataattattttgatgtggttgAGATATTAATTA from Arachis ipaensis cultivar K30076 chromosome B09, Araip1.1, whole genome shotgun sequence includes these protein-coding regions:
- the LOC107616575 gene encoding pleiotropic drug resistance protein 1-like isoform X1, with protein sequence MEGSDIYRGSNSLRSTSFRLRRNKTTSSENVFSKTSSSCEEEDDEEALKWASLEKLPTYNRLRKGLLATSRGVANEIDITELGFQDRQKLLDRLIKVAEEDNENFLLKLRERIDRVGLNIPTVEVRFEHLNVEAEVLVGSRAMPTFLNFAINRVESVLTFLHIMSSKKKQVTIFKDVSGIIKPRRMTLLLGPPSSGKTTLLLALSGKLDPSLKVSGRVSYNGHEMNEFVPQRTAAYISQHDVHIGEMTVRETLTFSARCQGVGSRYDLLSELSRREKEAKIKPDSDIDVYMKATTIGGQEASLVTDYVLKILGLDICANTMVGNEMLRGISGGQRKRVTIGEMLVGPANALFMDEISTGLDSSTTFQIVSSLKQYVHILNGTAFISLLQPTPETYELFDDIVLISDGEIIYQGPREHVLDFFHCMGFNCPERKSVADFLQEVTSKKDQEQYWSQRDQPYNFISATQFAEAFQSFHVGKGMVDELSIPFDKSMNHRAALTTKKYGTNLKELVKANISREYLLLKRNSFVYIFKLSQVTMIAIITMTLFLRTKMHRESIDDGSVYIGALYFSLSMLTVLGISEISMASAKLAVLYKQRDHLFYPSWAYAIPTWILKIPLSFLDVANWVFLTYYVIGYDSNVARFFKQYLVLFLTSQMASGLFRAVAALSRNNVIVANTFGATVGVIILLLGGFILSRKNIKDWWIWGYWISPITYGLNAIMVNEFLGKSWHKFTQNSNKTLGVQALESHGFFTHAYWYWIGVGVLIGYIFLFNILYTMALTYLTPFENQRATIIEEEEGNATNDDIAQEVELPHIEGSRRVNASNNSSNGRRRKGMVLPFEPHSITFDEVVYSVDMPQEMKDQGVIEDRLVLLKGVSGAFRPGVLTALMGVTGAGKTTLMDVLAGRKTGGYIDGSIKISGYPKKQETFARISGYCEQNDIHSPHITVYESLFYSAWLRLSVKIDSNDKKMFIEEVMELVELNLLRNSLVGLPGINGLSIEQRKRLTIAVELVANPSIIFMDEPTSGLDARAAAIVMRTIRNIVDTGRTILCTIHQPNIDIFEAFDELFLLKRGGQEIYVGPLGHHSSQLIKYFESIDGVTKIKDGHNPATWMLEATSSAKELNLGVDFHEIYKNSDLYRRNKEMIAELGNPDPDSNDLHFPNKYAQPFWVQFQACLWKQHWSYWRNPSYTAIRFFTTIILAFIFGTIFWNLGGKYSNKQDLSNAMGSIYIAVLFLGLQYASSVQPVVAIERVVFYRENAAGMYSALPYAIAQVLIELPYIFAQATTYGVMTYAMIGFEWTPRKFFWYLFFMYFAFCYYTFYGMMTVALTPNRHVASIVASSFYAIWNLFSGFIIPPPRMPVWWKWYYWACPVSWTLYGTVASQFGDITHIMESEHVSVQDFIRSYYGFKHDFVGVCAIVVFGFAMLFALIFAIAIKVLNFQRR
- the LOC107616575 gene encoding pleiotropic drug resistance protein 1-like isoform X2, with product MEGSDIYRGSNSLRSTSFRLRRNKTTSSENVFSKTSSSCEEEDDEEALKWASLEKLPTYNRLRKGLLATSRGVANEIDITELGFQDRQKLLDRLIKVAEEDNENFLLKLRERIDRVGLNIPTVEVRFEHLNVEAEVLVGSRAMPTFLNFAINRVESVLTFLHIMSSKKKQVTIFKDVSGIIKPRRMTLLLGPPSSGKTTLLLALSGKLDPSLKVSGRVSYNGHEMNEFVPQRTAAYISQHDVHIGEMTVRETLTFSARCQGVGSRYDLLSELSRREKEAKIKPDSDIDVYMKATTIGGQEASLVTDYVLKILGLDICANTMVGNEMLRGISGGQRKRVTIGEMLVGPANALFMDEISTGLDSSTTFQIVSSLKQYVHILNGTAFISLLQPTPETYELFDDIVLISDGEIIYQGPREHVLDFFHCMGFNCPERKSVADFLQEVTSKKDQEQYWSQRDQPYNFISATQFAEAFQSFHVGKGMVDELSIPFDKSMNHRAALTTKKYGTNLKELVKANISREYLLLKRNSFVYIFKLSQVTMIAIITMTLFLRTKMHRESIDDGSVYIGALYFSLSMLTVLGISEISMASAKLAVLYKQRDHLFYPSWAYAIPTWILKIPLSFLDVANWVFLTYYVIGYDSNVARFFKQYLVLFLTSQMASGLFRAVAALSRNNVIVANTFGATVGVIILLLGGFILSRKNIKDWWIWGYWISPITYGLNAIMVNEFLGKSWHKFTQNSNKTLGVQALESHGFFTHAYWYWIGVGVLIGYIFLFNILYTMALTYLTPFENQRATIIEEEEGNATNDDIAQEVELPHIVNASNNSSNGRRRKGMVLPFEPHSITFDEVVYSVDMPQEMKDQGVIEDRLVLLKGVSGAFRPGVLTALMGVTGAGKTTLMDVLAGRKTGGYIDGSIKISGYPKKQETFARISGYCEQNDIHSPHITVYESLFYSAWLRLSVKIDSNDKKMFIEEVMELVELNLLRNSLVGLPGINGLSIEQRKRLTIAVELVANPSIIFMDEPTSGLDARAAAIVMRTIRNIVDTGRTILCTIHQPNIDIFEAFDELFLLKRGGQEIYVGPLGHHSSQLIKYFESIDGVTKIKDGHNPATWMLEATSSAKELNLGVDFHEIYKNSDLYRRNKEMIAELGNPDPDSNDLHFPNKYAQPFWVQFQACLWKQHWSYWRNPSYTAIRFFTTIILAFIFGTIFWNLGGKYSNKQDLSNAMGSIYIAVLFLGLQYASSVQPVVAIERVVFYRENAAGMYSALPYAIAQVLIELPYIFAQATTYGVMTYAMIGFEWTPRKFFWYLFFMYFAFCYYTFYGMMTVALTPNRHVASIVASSFYAIWNLFSGFIIPPPRMPVWWKWYYWACPVSWTLYGTVASQFGDITHIMESEHVSVQDFIRSYYGFKHDFVGVCAIVVFGFAMLFALIFAIAIKVLNFQRR